One region of Dryobates pubescens isolate bDryPub1 chromosome 20, bDryPub1.pri, whole genome shotgun sequence genomic DNA includes:
- the TOB1 gene encoding protein Tob1, with amino-acid sequence MQLEIQVALNFIISYLYNKLPRRRVNIFGEELERLLKKKYEGHWYPEKPYKGSGFRCIHIGEKVDPVIEQASKESGLDIDDVRGNLPQDLSVWIDPFEVSYQIGEKGPVKVLYVDDNENGCELDKEIKNSFNPEAQVFMPISDPASSVSSSPSPPFGHSAAVSPTFMPRSTQPLTFTTATFAATKFGSTKMKNSGRSNKVARTSPTNLGLNVNDLLKQKALSSSMHSLYGLGLGSQQQQQQQQQQKTSALSPNAKEFIFPSMQGQGSTGSIFPGDGPLNLSPLQYSNAFDMFAAYGGLNEKSFVDGLNFSLNNMQYSNQQFQPVMAN; translated from the coding sequence ATGCAGCTTGAAATCCAAGTAGCACTCAATTTTATTATTTCATATTTGTACAATAAGCTTCCCAGACGACGTGTCAACATTTTTGGTGAAGAGCTTGAAAGACTTCTGAAGAAGAAGTATGAAGGGCACTGGTATCCAGAAAAGCCATACAAAGGATCAGGGTTTAGATGTATACACATAGGGGAGAAAGTGGACCCGGTCATAGAACAAGCATCCAAAGAGAGTGGTTTGGACATTGATGATGTTCGTGGCAACTTGCCTCAGGATCTCAGTGTTTGGATCGACCCGTTTGAGGTGTCCTACCAAATCGGTGAGAAGGGACCAGTGAAAGTGCTTTATGTGGATGATAATGAAAATGGATGTGAGTTGGATAAGGAGATCAAGAACAGCTTTAACCCAGAGGCCCAGGTGTTCATGCCAATTAGTGACCCAGCATCTTCAGTGTCTagctctccttctcctccttttggtcactctgctgctgtcagcccGACTTTCATGCCCCGCTCCACCCAGCCTTTAACCTTCACCACTGCCACGTTTGCTGCCACCAAGTTTGGCTCAACCAAAATGAAGAACAGCGGCCGCAGCAACAAGGTCGCCCGCACCTCTCCCACCAACCTTGGCTTGAATGTCAATGACCTGTTGAAGCAGAAGGCCCTTTCCTCCTCCATGCACTCTCTCTACGGGCTTGGCCTaggcagtcagcagcagcagcaacagcagcagcagcagaagacttCTGCCCTTTCTCCTAACGCGAAGGAGTTCATCTTCCCCAGCATGCAGGGTCAAGGTAGTACTGGTAGCATCTTTCCTGGGGACGGCCCCCTTAACCTGAGCCCTCTCCAGTACAGCAATGCCTTTGATATGTTTGCAGCCTACGGAGGTCTCAATGAGAAGTCTTTTGTGGATGGCTTGAATTTTAGTTTAAACAACATGCAGTATTCTAACCAGCAATTCCAGCCAGTCATGGCTAACTGA